A single window of Vigna unguiculata cultivar IT97K-499-35 chromosome 1, ASM411807v1, whole genome shotgun sequence DNA harbors:
- the LOC114188951 gene encoding uncharacterized protein LOC114188951, giving the protein MRARIEEESSKNSTEVSKTKVGDSNVSNPKVISHEMLLTQKTLLHTLHEEQPSYLLLCQVILTCLSSSSLKDLLPSIVALLQEFQDPFSKDGPRGLPPFRGIKHQIDFFPGASIPDRPMYRTNPIKTKEIESQVNELLDKGWVQNSLSPCDIHVLLVSKKDGFVVNKNGVHVDPEKIKVIREWAIPKIVRDIRSSHGLAGFYEGSYPTSLLLHHP; this is encoded by the exons ATGCGAGCTAGGAtagaggaagagagttccaagaACTCTACAGAGGTTTCAAAGACTAAGGTAGGGGATTCCAATGTCTCTAATCCTAAGGTCATTTCTCATGAAATGCTTCTAACTCAAAAAACTCTTTTACATACCCTTCATGAGGAACAACCTTCCTACCTTCTTTTGTGTCAAGTTATACTCACTTGTCTTTCTAGCTCTTCACTTAAGGATCTTCTTCCTTCTATTGTTGCTCTCcttcaagaatttcaagatcCTTTTTCTAAAGATGGTCCTCGTGGACTTCCTCCTTTTAGAGGGATTAAgcatcaaattgattttttccCAGGGGCTAGTATACCCGATAGACCTATGTACAGGACAAACCCAATTAAAACAAAGGAGATTGAGTCTCAAGTGAATGAGCTTCTAGACAAAGGGTGGGTCCAAAATAGCTTGAGTCCTTGTGATATCCATGTGTTGTTGGTGTCCAAGAAAGATG GGTTTGTAGTCaataaaaatggggtccatgttgaccctgAGAAAATCAAAGTCATTCGAGAATGGGCTATTCCAAAGATTGTTAGGGACATCCGTAGTTCTCATGGGCTTGCTGGCTTCTATGAAGGTTCGTACCCAACTTCTCTACTCTTGCATCACCCTTaa